The following nucleotide sequence is from Roseivirga sp. BDSF3-8.
TCCCCAGTCTATGGGAGGCAGCCACCTGGACGAACCTTTGCCTGCTAAAACCATTACCAGGTCTCTGTCGAATATCCAGGGGGTAAGAGCCATTAACCAGCCTTTAGAATCCTTCGGTGGCATACATGGTGAAAAACCGGAAGAGTTTTATACCCGGGTTGGCGAGCGACTTCGTCATAAATCTAGAGCCGTAACGGCATGGGATTTTGAGCGTATTGTACTCGATAAATTCCCGGCTATCTACAAAGTTACCTGTTTGTCAGGGATGAATAGCATGAACCTTGATGCCCCTGGTAATGTGTTGCTAGTGGTGACGCCTTACACTAACCAACTGGCCAATCCGTATGAACCTATGGCCAGTTCAGAGTTGCTTTATGATATTAAGCGCTACCTCCAAAGTGCAGCCAGCAGCCACTTGAAACTGGAGGTCAGAAACCCTCACTATGAGCGCATTAAGATCATGTGCAGCGTAAAATTTGCAGAAGGTTATAATTATGGGTATTACCTGCAAAAACTGAATGAGGAGATTAACAGGTACCTGATTGGTGACCTGAATGCTTCCCGGCGTAATCTGCAACTTGGCGGCAAGGTTAATAGTAGTGATATTCTTAGTTTTATGCGTACACTACCGTACGTTGATTTTATCACTGAATTCAGCATGATCCAGGCCGCATGGGATCTCGGGGGTAAATACGTGTTGCTGGACACAGCCCGGGAAGGTGATGAAAGACCCTACCTGCAGGCCACAAAACCCTGGTCTGTATTGGTGCCTGCACAGGTACATCAGATTAAAGTATTGAATGAAACCACTGAGCTCCACAGCAAGCAGGCTGGCATAGACTCTCTTGAGCTTGGCTATGACTTCATCATAGAATAATAACATGGCTGTACAGAACCGAAATACACTGAAAGGATTTTTCCAGAAAGGACAACTTCCATCCGAAGGCCACTTTAATGACCTGATCGATTCTGTGATCAATAAGGTCGATGATGGAATGTCTAAAACGATAGAAGACGGGCTTATGCTCTCCCCTATCGGGACGTCCCGAAAACTCATCAGCTTTTACAAAAGTATTGAAGAGAAAAGTCCTGCATGGTCCATTGATATTAACAGCGGCGATGGAACACTTAACTTTAATAATCATGTAGGAGATAGTGTAATCTCCCTTCAAAATAATGGAAATGTCGGCATCAATCAGCCGTCACCAGAGCATACACTCGATGTGAACGGCATGGTAGCTATGAAAGGGCGGACCGGTACCTACCACAAGGGTAAAGTGCTGGCCGATGGTAAGTGGCATCCTATCCTAACGGAGCTTAACGGGTGCTTCGCCTTTGAAGTAGTCGCTGGAATCGGTAAGAAAAAGACCGGTAAATATGCTCTCATTCATGCACTTGCTTTGAGCACCTTTGGTAAAAGTAAAAACCGGATCAGGGTGAAT
It contains:
- a CDS encoding adhesin, which codes for MAVQNRNTLKGFFQKGQLPSEGHFNDLIDSVINKVDDGMSKTIEDGLMLSPIGTSRKLISFYKSIEEKSPAWSIDINSGDGTLNFNNHVGDSVISLQNNGNVGINQPSPEHTLDVNGMVAMKGRTGTYHKGKVLADGKWHPILTELNGCFAFEVVAGIGKKKTGKYALIHALALSTFGKSKNRIRVNQGYYGVRCNKIELRWTGDTYNFNLEMRTRCSYGGDYYVKYYISSLWSDHFMDGSIEM